Part of the Spiroplasma turonicum genome, TATTTTCGTAAATAATATGAATGTTTTGAATGTTATTGTTAAAAGATAGAGGTAAAACATACAAATCTTGAACTTTTTTTATTTTTTTTAATACGTTATAATCTTTTACTAAAATATCAAAACTAACTACCTTAACAAGGTCATAGTTAACATTTAAATTTTCTACTAAACTTAGTGCTTCTAATTTACAATATATGAAGCTTTTGGATTGAATTGTATTTAATTTATAGTTATTTAGCACGCTTTGAAAGTTGCTTTTATCTATTTTTATAACCTCAATTGTATCAGCACCTAGATATGGTAGCGAGTTTTTTCTTTGCAATTTTAATAAATCTTCGCAGAAATTAAGATACTCTAACCATTTAGTTTTTTCCTCTTCAAATTTTGAAACTAATTTACCTACTTGTAGAATTGTTGATGAGTTTAAGATATTTCTTCTTAAAATTTCATCAGTGCTTATTTGATTTTTATGCTTTAATACTATTAACTTTGTTTCACCAATTTTAGTTTCAAAATCTTGAGCAATGGGTTTTAATCTTGTGATAAATATAGATGAAATTGTAAGGCTAGCATCAAGTGGATCTATGTTGACAAAAAAACCTAAATAATTTCCCTTTTCAAATAAAGACTGATTATAACTATCAAATTCAATTCTTATTATACCGTCATAAGTTTTCTTATTACTATTAGATAAAGATCTTGCTTTATCATCAATCATACAAATAAATGATTGTTTAACAATAGATGATTTTAATAATTTAATAAAATCATTATAATTCTTAATTCCGCTAATTTCTAAATGCTCGATGATGCTGTCTAAACCAGCAATGTTATCTTTAAATTTAACATTTTGCATAAATGAAAAATCTAAAACTAATTCTTTATTTTCTGTATTTTCAATGAAACTAGACATATTTTCACCCATCTTGCAATAATAATCTAATTATAACAAATTATAATAAAAGGGATAAATATAGAAAAAACCCATAATAAATTACGGGCTTATTTAACTACAAAATTTACTATTTTATCTTGTACTGCAATTTCTTTAATAATATTTTTTCCTTGAAGTTGTTTTTCAATAGTTTTTTTTGCTAAACTTATTAGAACTTCTTTTTCAGTTCCTATTTTAACTTCAACAGTGGATTTAAGTTTACCATTTATTTGAATAGCAACAACCGCTTTATTAATAACTAATTTGTTTTCGTCAAAAATTGGTCAAGATTGTGCATATATACTTGGTTTATTTCCTATTTTTTCTCAAAGTTCTTCAGCTATATGAGGGCAAAAAGCAGAAAACATTACAAGAAATTTTTCAATATAGTTTTTATAAATAGGTGTTTTTTCTTTGTAAACAGCATTTACAAATACCATTAATTGAGAAATCGCTGTATTAAACTTACAATCTTCTAACATATTGGTTACTTTTTTCACAACATCGTTATATATGAAATCTAAATTACCATTATTTGAACTTGTTAGTTCAAAAGTTTCAATCATTCTATAAACTCTATCTATTCATTTTCTTGAACCATCAAGACCTTTGTAACTTCAAGGAAGAGAAGCCTCTAATGGTCCCATAAATAATTCATAAAGTCTTAATGTATCAGCACCGTGTGATTCAATAATTTCATCAGGATTTATTACGTTACCTTTTGATTTACTCATTTTTTCACCGTTATCAGCTAATATCATACCTTGATTTATTAATCTTTGAAAAGGTTCTGCAACTGGAACTATACCAATATCAAATAATACTTGATGTCAAAATCTTGCATATAATAAGTGCAATACCGCATGTTCTTGACCTCCGATATATAAATCAACAGGTAATCATTTTTTAAATAACTCCATTGCTTCTTCTGATTTGATATCTATTAAGTTATTTGGAGATTTTGTTAAAATATAAGCAAGATAGTATCAACAAGAACCTGCTCATTGGGGCATTGTATTTGTTTCTCTTCTAACTTTTTTTCCTTTATAAGTTGTATTAACTCAATCACTAATATTTGCAAGTGGTGATTCTCCAGTATTTGATGGTTTAATATAATCTGTTTTAGGAAGTTCTAGTGGTAAGTCCTCTTCGTCTATTAATGCAATGTTATTATCTTCAGTGAATAGTATTGGGAAGGGTTCACCATAAAATCTTTGTCTTGAAAATAATCAATCTCTTAGTTTGTAATTAGTTTTTTTATAACCTTTATTTAGGTTTTCTAACTCTTTTAATATGATATTAAAAGCTTCTTTTTTATTACTAACATTATTTAATAGAGGTGAATTTATATAAGAGCTCTCTCCGACAAATGCCTTAGACATATCATCTGTTTTTAATACAAATTTAATTTTTAAACCTAAACTATTTGCAAATTT contains:
- the leuS gene encoding leucine--tRNA ligase; protein product: MEYSHKSIEKKWQKFWEENKTYKTTEGKEKKAYILDMFPYPSGAGLHVGHPKGYTATDVFSRMRRSQGYDVLHPIGWDAFGLPAEQYALKTGNDPREFTDKNIIIFREQLKKLGFSYDYEKEVNTSNPNYYKITQFIFQQLYKKGLAEIREANVNWCEGLGTVLANEEVLNINGKMVSDIGGFEVVKKPMKQWVLKITHYADRLLEGLEDLDWPKSVKELQKNWIGKSEGIVIDFVNEKNNISIPVFTTRPDTIYGVTYIVLAPENDLVLKLVSEEQKKEVLNYISESAKKTDVERQDDSKDKTGVFLGTYAINPITNEKTPIYIADYVLNDYATGAVMAVPAHDTRDWKFANSLGLKIKFVLKTDDMSKAFVGESSYINSPLLNNVSNKKEAFNIILKELENLNKGYKKTNYKLRDWLFSRQRFYGEPFPILFTEDNNIALIDEEDLPLELPKTDYIKPSNTGESPLANISDWVNTTYKGKKVRRETNTMPQWAGSCWYYLAYILTKSPNNLIDIKSEEAMELFKKWLPVDLYIGGQEHAVLHLLYARFWHQVLFDIGIVPVAEPFQRLINQGMILADNGEKMSKSKGNVINPDEIIESHGADTLRLYELFMGPLEASLPWSYKGLDGSRKWIDRVYRMIETFELTSSNNGNLDFIYNDVVKKVTNMLEDCKFNTAISQLMVFVNAVYKEKTPIYKNYIEKFLVMFSAFCPHIAEELWEKIGNKPSIYAQSWPIFDENKLVINKAVVAIQINGKLKSTVEVKIGTEKEVLISLAKKTIEKQLQGKNIIKEIAVQDKIVNFVVK